atgggtcgagttattattaattattatcatctattAAAAATGGGTAGTATATACTAgtgccttaaaaaaaaaatataccaccAAATATTCACCCATGTGtacgtatactatattatataatatattaaatgtatgtttttacacaaaatcagatataagtatctgtaatattagtgttgtgttaaaaatgtcattgtatgaataaaatataataatatacaaaaaaatgttcaagttgCCAGAAATAATACTTATGCATTAggtaccaacaaaaaaataactaaaatcataattCTTGAATAAAAATTCCATGTCGTCAAAATTTACAATCactctaatattttatttaaatagtacacgtacattttaaatatttttaaattgttaaaataaatttttgggacctatggtattaaattttcaatatttttgaccggccattaacatttttacaacaattaaaaacaaactaaaaaagcCTAAAattgcctataaatagcttgaATTTAATCTAgatattcacaaaaaaaatgtttaagtttccatgatgattattttatgaacttaatataCATGGTTCCTTttaagtattgttatttataataaaatataaaagaaaaatttttgcgtaaatttaaaaaaaaatatagttccgtatattatattttctgataggaaagtgaatctagttggtaataTATGTGATTAAAAGTAATACATTCCATTTTTATCAAAAGCGTCTTCAGTTCACAAAGTTCGgggacctatattatattttctagtaATTGCTGTtcctatgaacattttttaaatatgacgtCCTGGAAAGTAGTATCttctgtaataaaaatattttaaaaaagtagtagatttttttaaaaataattctagatAAAAACTTTTACgttatatttaggtactagtTTTCCGGAAATcacaaaatcataaattatatattatttatttatctacggCTTTCTGAATCTTggcctatatattttaaaaattgtagtaaataatttttttttttataagttatacgtATGATctattttttctgatattaaAGTGAATGAAGTTGATACTCTTGGAGgtctaaagtaaaatttttccagtagttttcaaaaacaccgtaaaaaacaaaaaaaaaattaaggaaaaacaggaattttttcgcaaaattgattttttacctaatcaattttggtttttgatttaactctaaaacaaatgaccgtaggtacgtgaaattttgactgaatgtttatattaccattttctgtacaccataatattttccaaatattgtgacttattttgagctatttacggacattttcagtttccaattttattagtatttttttctatggatgtcaataagactttatttgttgggtaaaaaagcttgaaacttcaatataaggctcctactatattgttactatgatatttgaaaaacattaaaaatccttagtcgcagtttttatttctaagcatttaaagttcaaatcttgacaaaatacggaaaaatcacaaaaattagcaaattattttgagttgagaattcgtaaacatttttctttttaaatctaagatttgaagacttatacaaaattcctcataagttcgtctaccttcatcaaaaagaaaatgtctacaagaaagtcaaattaaatttttttgagagtttgaaattcatatttttacaacatttgattcactcgatttctcatgtaatgatttttttattttattgtgattaaaaaacaaaggactgtagatacatgaaaattttactgaatgtttatattagcattttctatacaccgtacaattttgactctttttgagctgtttacggacattgtcagttttcaattttcttagttttttttctataaatacccacctttttttttatttctaaattagatataaaatacaataattataaaaatgataaagattataaacaataaatattataaagattaatcgtgattacaaattaatacattttgtaatcgTAATCAATACTatgattaaatttttactttaatcatttgaaattattttaaattgtgattaaagattacattaatttttatagcaattaacgattataaaatgtaacattaatcattaatcaGATTATAATTTGCCCAACACTGACTgcaggtatatattttgttgcgAGTATATAATTgtcatcaaattattaaaaatatgtataagtaatatacgtatgttattaattgtatattgaattatataatatgtcttttgTTTGCAAACAATGTGATTCAAattttacctaaaaatataatttgagccGACATAAATCGACTCaccaccaaaaaaaataaagacgtTGAAATAAATTCGTATGTATTTGAGTTATAActtctagtttatttttttttcttcatataaattgatttgttttaaatttgtaggAATGCAATGAATGTAGGTAATCGAAAGTTTAACCGCAAAGATATTTTAATACGTCATATAGAACTAACCTAATGTAGTGCAAACGTGATTCTTTTGTAAGTTAATAagaactcaattaaaaattatatgtgcAGGCACATTCACGGCGTTGCAATGAACTTCCTCAGCCAAAAACCCGACAGCAAATGTAgacaaacaacaaaaacaaaaagtgCACACAGGCGTAGTATATAGACAAAGATGACATGCAAAAATAATGAACCGATGGATTATGCAATACGTAAAGACGAGAAAAATCAATTACACCATGAaggtggtaataataattaattaaaaaatgtttatttaatttatgttttccaatttttcttttaatattttattacacaacataaaatattataagaaattacaGCAGATAAAATCACGAGAACAACTacaacagttaaataaaaaactggTTGCACCCATCCATGTTTCTATTGctacttcaaaaattgaaactgtgcttttgaaaaaaaaaataagttggaAATGGGTAAAAtgaaaacacataaaataatttttgacgtGGGTCTCCATTGAATTTTCATTCCAATACATTAATTTGGtactactaaattttttttgtattacagaTGTCAGGAGTCATTAATCAAGGCATATAAAGAAAactaaattttcttattttagattctgagtggaacgatgaatgtattgattttacaatgatgtgtgtttttttttatttttgtgtctgtcatcaatttttaggacagtaaaagtgcttggattttcttcaacagtaacttttctgataggaaagtgaatcaagttggcactttggggggtcaaaaggaAAAATCAAGTTGATACTCTGGGAGgtctaaagtaaaattttccagtagttttcaaaagcgacgtgaaaaacaaaagacaaaATAAGGAttaacgggaatttttacgcaaaatctgtttttgagaaaatcgattttggttttttggtgtaactctaaaacaaatgaccgtagggacatgacattttgactgaatgattataattgcatttcctatacaccataacattttccaaatattttaacttattttgagctgtttattgtcaatttccatttttttttgttttttttccaataaatatcaataaaattttatctgttgagtaaaaaagattgaaaatttaatagaaagctcctaggttattgtttcaaaggcagatgaaaaaaattaaaaatccttagtcacagtttttatttataagcatttaaagttcaaatattgacaaaatacggaaatatcacgaaaattaacaatttatattgagttgagaatacatgaaaatttttctttttaaatctaagattataaaatgtaatacaagattatccataagtttgtctacctttatcaaaaaagaaaagtctacaaaaaagtcaaattacattattttttataagcttttgaaattcatatttttacaacatttgatattcactcgatttctcatgtaacgatttagctattttgttgttattcaaaaacgaataactgtagatacatgaaaattttactgaatgtttatattttcattttctatacaccataaaatgttgaaaatattttgactctttttgagctgtttacggacattgttagttttcaatttttttagtttttttttatttgttgggtaaaaaagcgtaaacatttaatgcaaggctccacgtaaataggttataaataaattacattatataaaacgttatatataatgttacaatagcagttgaaaaatattaaaaatatataggcacaatttttttttaatgagcatttaaagttcaaattttgacaaaatttatcaaatttattgaaaatttacaaattattcagtacctagttaaaaatttataaaatcttcaacttttatagctgtggtatcacccgtattagacaatacgcggtaaaccaactatacgccttagcctcgtattctctagttaatgacactctctaaagttaattagaatggcgctgttaactcgttgaggtacgatggtatgcgcttgtcaattcttagttcattcctatctagttgaaatgactcaaagattacatataccttggcactattcagtttaataaaacctcATTGACACATACTATGTTTaacccggcgctgttcctataaaagttaagaacgtaagaatgactaaaataatgtttaactcgagttttcaggtcggaaacacttttattgtattaaaacaaacataaataaaacacttagcaaattcagatcgcctagcccgtactacgatcggcgtttcacacgcacgtcgtatctacgtcctcgccgaatcattCAGCGACAACAGGGGGCAGTGCTGGCGCGttcggcggtgttatatagaaaatattatcgtcgcctcagcacatattgcttcgctggcctgaactatgtcaaataatttacaatttgaaaaattccaacctatattacatttatattaaataatattattttgacgactgtctacaaTATACGAAAACACTCAATGATTTGTGTTCGAGTATCGAGTGTACTACTGTAATGAGTCTATTGTCTGTGCGTGGCGTTTATATAAGGAAGAGTATTACGTAACGTCAGAATTGATTGTTCGCGTTTTTTATGTGAATTGCGCGTATTCATGTTGTGTTTTTTTCGAATATTGTCATTGGGTTTTTGGCAATATTGATACGATAAGGGTGTTTCGTGCTatcttattattctttttatgcATAGTTTTAGCAGTGATCACAGGTGGTTCGACCGAATGTCGTATATTGAGCATGTGCGTACATTTATGTCGTATTTTGCACATTGTCATTGGCTTTTTGGCACTATTTGTACGAATACGGTGTTTTGTTATGTCATATGTTCGCGAATGTATGTCACCGTCCCTTTGTACAGTATTTTaggattaatattttaagtgattgTTACATTGTGCGTATGTGCGGAGGATTTGTTTCTGTCGTGTAAGTTATACTtgcttagtataatatagtgatgaatgaaatatttgatattacgaCTTTGTAAGttagtatagtatttatataggttCATGTATGTAAGTGCTGTAGTGAATATTTGTTGAGGTGTTGTTTTGATTTGCGCCCATGatatatttttgctatttttattcTCCCCTCGTGTAATTTCAGCAGTGGTATTCTGTTGCTTAGGTGCTTGAGTAAATGCCATATGTTATTCATATGTCAATGTtggtttttgtaatatttgtatgaaaGGGGTTCTTAGTTTGGTCATGTTTTTATGTGTCATTTTACCTTTGTATGACATTTTAGCACTAATATTTTGTTGCTATGAGTAATAGTTACTTacagtgggggggggggagtgtcATATGGTAAATACTCCCCCACCCTTGagcttattattaaaaaatgtattacattgttACTTGTGAGAAATACTAGTTATATTAAACGTTACGTATCATTATAACGGTAATAACGTACCCACTACCCAAAAGAATTATGATAATCTGACAATCGGGGCTTCAATGGCATGACGATTTATTTCACAATAACCACACTCGTTAAGGCCACAGCAAgtacactaataaataataataactttatctTATCTTTTTGTATGTAGCTATAGGTACGGTATAATAGTTACGATATACGATATAATTTATACGATCGATGTAACCGTGCATATGGTTATCAACTTATCGCAGGtaagtatgtaattttttttaactctatcctggtttataaaatcatactttttaaataggtattcaaaaGTAGGAGcgtgtgtttttatttcatttttggctTGGTTACGGTTGTTGATATGCATTGGGcgtaagtaaaaaaaactaatttcagATCTCGGGATAAAGAACTTTGGAAATTTTTTGtagaatttttatgaattctcaactcaaaattatttgctatttttcgtggtttttccgtattttgtcaaaatttgaactttaaatgcttataattaaaaactgtgactaaggatcaAGTCacaactgttttaaaatatacactttATAATATGGCAGTAGAGtacaactatatataaatatataatacattcaatatatattatacgtgtataataattagtgtttgaaaatttcatgaaatttaaaaaaattaaatatttcagtattttaacatattttattttatttttaaataatttttatatttacacataattttcataaatcaccttcataaataatgtatggtacctacatgtataactaacctttggtattatacatttaaaatggaattcaaaatgtttaaatgatacaagtagggatacaataatattgtacatgtatattgtataacattgtgttaaaaaaaatttcaatgtttaacgtttttgtgaaatatttcaccatatagtgaaatatttcatactttaaacactaataataatgagtCTTTCTTGTACCTATGCATAAATGcacttttttctatgaatgtcaataaaattttatttgtcccgtaaaaaagcttgaaaatttaatacaaggctcttaatatattgttataaatacatttgaaaaatttaaaaatacataggcacaatttttttcataagaatttaaagtcatattttgacaaaatttatcaaatttaaaatttaatcattattttgtaattacaactttcaaaaatgttaaacttttatagttaaggattgaaagtttaaaacaaggctcaGCATAaacaggttatatataaattactttattcacaataatatcatcatcaaatatacttggtaatatcataggctgactatacgttttcgctcagaatcgtttttcttatacaagatattatatcattaaatgcTTAAATGCTTTTACGTTCAAACTAACTTTATTTCTACTggcgtaaaaaaatgttttgcaaaTTTTTCAATCAGTGTTGCCAGCTGttgcaattaatttgtaaaaagatGGTACTAGTTTGCATGGAGACGTTACGACAAAGTCGAGGTGCAACGTGAATTTGACACCCCGAACTATGTTTCTTTGTGTAGGTTCTAAAACTatgttgcaaattttttttcagtgttgcgcaattttattaatttgcaaaaatatggTACTAGTTTGGTGacgaatacaaatatacaatacaatacgtGTCATAACCACGGTCCTCGCTGTATACCACCTTTTGCAAAAATATGTCGACTGTGTGTGTCATGTTGTGTCACTATATTAATGTACTGAGTGTGATTATTTTTCAGTACCAAATCTATTCAATATACCTATGtggtgtttataaattaattatattgatatgcatagacatattttattatactaggtataatatttgatattatgtaacaattaacAGACTATAGGCTAGTCCAAATGtttgctctctctctctctctaatgTAAAACTGACTACTATacctatgaattatttatataatattttttagattattttgaaTTCTAATGGAAAGGAATTAATGTTCATAAatgacataaatatttatttatttatttaattgttactgacatttttaaatgtgatCATGTGGAACGCTACCTATATCAACATTGAATAGTAAACTATCTCCTCGGGCTTTGgttagtacttataatatggtGTTTGTGTTGAATTCTATATACATTTAAgcctttgataaaataataatttgtaagtggCGCTGGGTAAAGAAAAAAAgatggttattaattattattattgtggatgTAATTTTCTGATTGGCTGTTTTTTTATTAGAGTAAATTTTGTATAGcggccacaaaaaaaaaaataataataatattatatttagattaacAAGACgtgtactatataaaataataataaaagctaATCATCATCGATACCGAATTTTAGCATAGAAATAAACATCATGGATTAAagtaaatattctattaattttgtaataaaaaaaaccttcaCTTTTAGAGAaccttacaattattattaattttttatgccCAATTGATAGTTACTGAAAAATAtgctaatactattattataggcgTCCGTATAAGTGTTTGGTAAAGGTTAAATGTTTCGTTACCGTAAGACGattaccaattataatatattatatctattaaaaaatctatctGTGGTACAACTCTAAAAATGTGTTACCATGACAGTCATAAATACTATTTGGACCAGGGTCTTATGCTTTTACAgctttaatatacaaatacagaaTAGATTGAATTATCATTAcctattgatttataaaatattccattCTTTTCATTCTTACATCCGAGGCTAATGacctaaccattataatataatattacctatgaatACAAAACGTTCGCgtcgtgaaaataataatatatatatatgtgatcaGTACCTAAGTGGAATAACAACATggtcttatattatacatattatctaaacTTTTAAACCAAACTATTCTCAGATCAAAAAAAGcaactatagtactatagtactatagcAACTATAGgacatcataataaataaaaataattatataataatataaataataataatatgaaacgatATACGTTTTGTACTGACtactataatactgtatacaaCCAGTGTTGTACATTGAATAGATAAGAATATACACGCGAAAAATATATTCACTAacttaacataaattaaattgaacataatacggtataatttagaatatttattttatgataaaactattattatcgtttacaatcaaatcatatcattaatatacatttattgattctcctataaattacaatctctTGTTGTAGCATATTGGCAACCGGTCTTTTTCCAAAATTCTAATCTTTCTTTTATAAGTAACATAGCAGTTACTGATCCACCTAACCTCGGAGGTAAAAGTGCCAAACCTAAACCCGGTATCAATGACACGAGAGAGAACCCATGACTAGTTGACCTGATGATCGTGGATGCTGTTACGATTTCTTCCAAGATTGCTGAACACTGTCCGTATTCTATATGATCCTTATTCAATGAACTGCCCATTTCTTCAAATACATCTTTCAAATGCAAAGCAAACTGGCCAGATATCATCACTTGCGCCAACGTTAACGCCGAACCGGTTACAGGTATTGCGCTCAGTGTTGTCATTACCGTGTAAATAGATTCCTGTGTCATTAACGCCGTTTGTAAATCTTCGATTTGTTTATCGTTTCCACAAAACGTGGAAACATTGGGTGAACATAATGCAATAGCTAACGACATGTAAAAAACCACAGAATATATTGCTTTCATTTTTATTGGAAGGTAGGTACAGCACAAGTTGTGGTAATATCCCAAGAGGTACGCCTGATATTCGTACGATTCGCAATGTGTCGAGTGAGCGTCTGTaaacatacaatacatacatgttatatattatgtataccaagGTAATCTATCAAAAAGTCCATTTTGAAAATAGTTAGACAAAAAgtccaaaaatacaaaatattctatcaaatttaatatttatttaaaacatgtaattaattttattaatattacctacattatatttgaatttgattattatgatgtatatattattcatgattTGTTGGATGGCTGTGCTGAATACATTAAGAGTTTTAGTTTAAAAAGCCACTTAAAAGAAGTAAAACTTTTTCCCTTGAAATAATTAAACGACAGAATAT
This genomic window from Metopolophium dirhodum isolate CAU chromosome 1, ASM1992520v1, whole genome shotgun sequence contains:
- the LOC132934621 gene encoding uncharacterized protein LOC132934621, whose product is MKAIYSVVFYMSLAIALCSPNVSTFCGNDKQIEDLQTALMTQESIYTVMTTLSAIPVTGSALTLAQVMISGQFALHLKDVFEEMGSSLNKDHIEYGQCSAILEEIVTASTIIRSTSHGFSLVSLIPGLGLALLPPRLGGSVTAMLLIKERLEFWKKTGCQYATTRDCNL